A part of Aspergillus flavus chromosome 1, complete sequence genomic DNA contains:
- a CDS encoding pectate lyase produces the protein MLPKAVLLSLLASMALGASEFPIPESAGTETFSEPQEIAAGETFDGGLKTYGRGVECTGQDEGGDSDAVFILQEGATLKNAIIGADQIEGVHCEGACTIENVWWEKVCEDALSLKKGSGPYKVIGGGAQGAEDKVIQHNAEGEVSIDGFVVSDFGKLFRSCGNCDSQSQRSVTITNVKAYNGKKLAGVNENYGDVATITDTCATSVEDICTTYEATEGSGEPSEIGSGPSDSCVYTDPLPAC, from the exons ATGCTTCCCAAGGCTGTCCTCCTGTCTCTGCTCGCCTCCATGGCACTGGGTGCCAGCGAGTTCCCTATCCCCGAGTCTGCTGGCACTGAGACTTTCTCGGAGCCCCAGGAGATCGCCGCTGGAGAGACCTTCGACGGTGGTTTGAAGACTTACGGCCGTGGCGTCGAGTGCACTGGCCAGGATGAGGGTGGCGACAGCGATGctgtcttcatcctccaggaGGGTGCTACCCTCAAGAACGCCATTATCGGTGCTGACCAGATCGAGGGTGTCCACTGTGAGGGTGCTTGCACCATCGAGAACGTCTGGTGGGAGAAGGTCTGCGAGG ACGCGCTCTCCCTCAAGAAGGGTAGCGGCCCTTACAAGGTCATCGGCGGTGGTGCCCAGGGTGCCGAGGACAAGGTTATCCAGCACAACGCCGAAGGTGAGGTCAGCATCGATGGCTTCGTCGTCTCCGACTTCGGCAAGCTCTTCCGCTCCTGCGGTAACTGCGATTCCCAGTCTCAGCGCTCTGTCACCATTACCAACGTCAAGGCCTACAACGGCAAGAAACTCGCCGGTGTCAACGAGAACTACGGTGATGTCGCCACTATCACGGACACTTGTGCCACCTCCGTCGAGGACATCTGCACGACCTACGAGGCTACCGAGGGCTCTGGTGAGCCCAGCGAGATTGGCTCTGGCCCCAGCGACTCTTGCGTCTACACTGACCCTCTTCCTGCCTGCTAA